From the genome of Anopheles moucheti chromosome 3, idAnoMoucSN_F20_07, whole genome shotgun sequence, one region includes:
- the LOC128301321 gene encoding uncharacterized protein DDB_G0283357, whose amino-acid sequence MDRSVDSIGSCSLDVDADSTDFSDTSGELNFLTPISGKDITREFTAGIKERCMLPVINCQAVTSVLDPVTGHISTVLTTTTAPNSQLAQQQQPLLGGDSSPTAATNKKPSYLNLACCVNGYSNLTTYDSKLRQDINKSREVSPSRPIIATLHYNRTDSGTGGHLLAAPTLSYVSMNNTINNNNNYNSGSTTGIGGNRMLKMNGAGVVNGAGGGGRMRGLNGSIISPPGGADMTDNAAAIGLYNGNGSFVSSMRTKVISSQSQISSHARDDAQTQLMTPKKSFIQQRVEKLYGASDVVVLNKQNYSSSERKYLNNIANENNGGTPVKMAHQSIGNGTARNGVANGAGGLHVTNGAGTNGSAFVSVDENNRQINGVGHAGEDADVDSLPVLRHLRPEFRAQLQIFSPKKVPKSSPNRTVAGNGNTHISFNSNGSVTHANGNTAEENANQLLHKVSKRHQQTNGNSYIDHFEQLSLSRDEQIQDHRKNPSGEGTHRSVMKTAQLASHTTRTTATNGTGPLPSNGRHTEQEQQEDELKASNRHHSNASTHSAELKHAADATEQHHETSQCYRSDSVSSSSVSSSTVIVESKQQRSLVVVSSSVNADGNGVGRMSTSDGSSATIATVTTTVPDEQNATTVATSVIENGEQNGTGLSNHSNNNASEGFANVPVAVCTTVENSVVDKSGSGEIGNCDSNTQLVTVDSMRTVNGGKGTTAMDSAPVMKLTAMAAAEENTQTNGKPPASMSLMSNEATTNGTNGSGSNNNTVLDGNHFLCILKTEQKRLRTMADVLEGEINQLKADGIVLGEDINGYILAAVGKARLLCSQKMKQFEDLCYTNLNQSPDEKFQTTGEDLRGFWDMVMLQVNNVDASFEEIDSFRKNGWRKPLPKSPPPAQARNGTAAPRTKLVKRPYKTQTTASNGGSTVTDGSNGVEAKKASAALAAAKREAQRKQLMEMKRKQKLAHSQQQTAVEIFAPSGEEQPAQNGDDNTSCTTLVVTASSSLVDTS is encoded by the exons ATGGATAGAAGTGTAGATTCCATCGGTAGTTGCTCGCTTGACGTAGATGCTGATTCGACCGATTTTTCAG ATACCTCCGGAGAGCTAAATTTCCTGACGCCAATTTCCGGCAAGGACATTACACGGGAATTCACGGCCGGCATCAAGGAGCGTTGTATGTTACCGGTAATTAACTGTCAGGCCGTCACGAGTGTTCTGGATCCGGTAACTGGTCACATCAGTACCGTGCTGACGACGACCACAGCCCCCAATTCGCAACTggcgcagcagcaacagcccCTGCTTGGTGGTGACAGTTCGCCAACCGCAGCcacgaacaaaaaaccgaGCTATCTGAACCTAGCCTGCTGTGTCAATGGGTACTCGAACCTGACGACGTACGATTCGAAACTCCGCCAGGACATTAACAAGTCGCGCGAAGTTTCCCCCAGCCGTCCTATCATTGCCACGCTGCATTACAACCGTACCGACTCCGGAACGGGCGGACATCTGCTGGCGGCTCCCACGCTGAGCTACGTTAGCATGAACAACAccatcaacaataacaacaattaCAACAGCGGCAGTACAACAGGAATCGGTGGTAATCGAATGCTCAAAATGAACGGAGCGGGTGTGGTAAatggtgccggtggtggtggtaggaTGCGAGGATTGAATGGTTCAATCATTTCACCTCCGGGTGGTGCCGATATGACTGATAATGCGGCCGCAATCGGTTTGTACAATGGAAATGGCAGTTTTGTGAGTAGTATGCGGACGAAGGTTATTTCCTCGCAGTCACAAATCAGCAGTCACGCACGGGACGATGCTCAAACGCAGCTGATGACACCGAAGAAGAGTTTCATTCAGCAACGTGTCGAGAAGCTGTACGGTGCGAGTGATGTGGTGGTGCTCAACAAACAGAACTACAGCAGCAGCGAACGAAAGTACCTCAATAATATCGCGAATGAAAACAATGGTGGAACGCCGGTGAAGATGGCTCATCAATCGATTGGGAACGGTACTGCCCGGAACGGTGTAGCAAACGGAGCCGGTGGTCTGCACGTGACGAATGGAGCTGGTACCAATGGTTCTGCGTTTGTTTCTGTGGACGAAAACAACAGACAAATTAACGGCGTAGGACACGCCGGTGAGGATGCGGATGTTGATTCGTTACCAGTATTGCGACATCTGCGTCCAGAGTTTCGCGCACAGTTGCAAATTTTCTCACCGAAAAAAGTACCGAAATCGTCCCCAAATCGTACGGTAGCCGGTAATGGTAATACACACATCTCCTTCAACAGCAATGGCAGTGTGACGCATGCGAATGGAAACACTGCGGAAGAAAATGCGAATCAGCTGCTACACAAGGTATCGAAACGGCATCAGCAAACGAATGGCAATAGTTACATCGATCACTTCGAACAGCTTAGTCTATCGCGGGACGAACAGATACAAGATCACCGCAAGAATCCGTCCGGTGAGGGTACGCATCGATCGGTGATGAAAACTGCTCAACTAGCTTCACATACTACGCGCACCACCGCTACCAACGGAACGGGACCGTTGCCGAGCAATGGACGGCATACTGAGCAGGAGCAGCAGGAAGATGAGCTGAAAGCAAGCAACCGTCACCATAGTAACGCTAGCACGCACTCCGCAGAGCTAAAGCATGCTGCTGACGCAACAGAGCAGCATCACGAAACGTCACAGTGCTACCGTTCTGACAgcgtgtcgtcgtcgtcagtATCGTCATCGACGGTGATAGTAGAGTCGAAGCAGCAACGTTCGCTGGTAGTGGTATCGTCGTCGGTTAACGCGGACGGTAACGGTGTTGGTCGTATGTCGACTTCCGATGGCAGTAGCGCCACCATTGCCACCGTCACCACAACCGTACCTGACGAACAGAATGCGACGACCGTCGCTACGAGTGTGATCGAAAACGGTGAGCAGAACGGTACCGGACTAAGCAACCACAGCAATAACAACGCTAGCGAAGGGTTTGCCAACGTACCGGTTGCAGTGTGTACGACGGTGGAAAACAGCGTTGTTGATAAATCGGGCAGTGGTGAAATTGGAAATTGTGATAGTAACACCCAGCTGGTGACAGTGGACAGTATGCGCACCGTGAATGGCGGCAAAGGTACGACGGCAATGGATAGCGCCCCCGTCATGAAGCTGACGGCGATGGCCGCTGCGGAAGAGAATACccaaacaaatggcaaaccaCCAGCATCAATGTCCTTAATGTCCAACGAAGCAACCACGAATGGTACTAACGGCAGTGGTAGCAACAATAACACCGTTCTAGACGGCAACCATTTCCTGTGCATCTTGAAAACCGAGCAGAAGCGGCTTCGAACAATGGCTGACGTTTTGGAGGGTGAAATTAATCAGTTAAAG GCCGACGGTATTGTGCTGGGAGAGGACATAAACGGATACATCCTCGCAGCCGTTGGCAAGGCGCGTCTGTTATGCTCgcagaaaatgaaacaatttgaaG ACTTGTGTTACACAAATCTAAACCAATCACCGGACGAAAAGTTCCAAACGACGGGTGAAGATTTACGAGGATTTTGGGACATGGTGATGCTACAAGTAAACAACGTTGATGCCAGCTTTGAGGAAATTGATTCGTTCCGGAAAAATGGTTGGCGG AAACCACTTCCAAAGAGTCCACCGCCGGCGCAAGCTCGCAATGGCACAGCAGCACCCCGTACCAAGCTGGTGAAGCGTCCGTACAAAACGCAGACAACCGCATCGAACGGTGGTTCCACCGTGACAGACGGCAGTAACGGTGTCGAAGCGAAAAAGGCGTCCGCCGCGCTGGCGGCTGCCAAACGCGAAGCACAGCGGAAACAGCTAATGGAAATGAAGCGTAAGCAGAAGCTGGCCCACAGCcaacagcagacggctgtAGAAATATTTGCTCCATCGGGTGAGGAGCAGCCAGCACAGAACGGTGATGACAACACGAGCTGCACCACTTTGGTAGTGACCGCATCTTCGTCGCTGGTCGATACGAGTTGA
- the LOC128304231 gene encoding zinc transporter ttm-1, producing MTTYIEVNIHSEPEDDDHDMTDLELQQCTSRQHLLQSITNLSNPACLFAPASSKSSTETYGKAEKRKLMWATLFTVAFMMAEFVGGYLSGSLAIMTDAAHLLSDCISFVIAIISIWMSNRPADARMSFGYRRVEVLGALLSIFGIWALTAVLVVMSANRLIEGNYEIDADTMIIVAILGVVMNIATAFILHGSCSVVAHGHSHGHGHSHGHGHSHGHSHEHSHISRSRSKTPQLAMPRLSLSRSCSPLPRMLRTQSCDEKKCEKLEQLIIPNFPPSPQTGSPLSSHHNSRHNSFALTSDHSQRPNLDTILNNARLKLHKESLRHRMSIDAGLNSPDLISSSKLAYSRISTDPESSTRGHSEDEARSERAEHSSSENHSHTHEHQCTEAEQDDSSNLNVRAAIIHVIGDFIQSIGVLVAAIVIKFAPHLKVFDPICTFVFSLIVLVTTVRIFRDSMRILVDAVPVDISLERLSSELSYIEGVKTVHDLRVWSVSTSWNVMTVHLMIDPLANASEILASADHIARNDFGIKHSTVQIEKMHF from the exons ATGACCACCTACATTGAAGTGAACATACACTCGGAACCGGAAGATGATGATCACGATATGACAGATCTCGAGCTGCAGCAGTGCACCAGCCGGCAACATCTGCTACAAAGCATCACCAAC CTTTCCAATCCTGCCTGCCTTTTCGCACCTGCATCGTCCAAATCGTCCACCGAAACGTATGGCAAGGCGGAGAAACGGAAGCTTATGTGGGCCACATTGTTTACGGTAGCGTTTATG ATGGCAGAATTTGTGGGAGGTTATCTGTCCGGTAGCCTAGCGATCATGACGGATGCTGCACATCTGCTTTCGGACTGTATTAGCTTCGTGATAGCGATCATCTCGATCTGGATGTCCAACCGACCGGCGGATGCGCGGATGTCTTTTGGCTATCGGCGAGTGGAGGTCCTCGGGGCATTACTGTCAATCTTTGGTATCTGGGCATTGACGGCCGTGCTTGTGGTAATGTCCGCCAATCGATTGATCGAAGGTAACTACGAGATCGATGCTGATACGATGATCATTGTGGCAATACTGGGCGTCGTAATGAACATAGC GACGGCCTTTATTCTTCACGGATCATGCAGCGTTGTTGCTCACGGCCACAGCCACGGGCATGGGCATAGTCACGGGCACGGACATTCGCATGGCCACTCACACGAGCACAGTCACATTTCCCGGTCGCGTTCAAAAACTCCTCAGCTTGCAATGCCCCGACTATCACTGTCACGATCCTGCTCACCACTGCCACGAATGCTTCGCACCCAGTCCTGCGATGAGAAAAAGTGTGAAAAGCTGGAGCAACTCATCATTCCCAACTTTCCGCCCAGCCCGCAGACGGGCAGTCCACTTTCATCCCATCACAACAGTCGGCACAATTCGTTCGCATTAACCAGCGATCATAGTCAACGTCCAAATTTGGACACAATACTCAACAACGCACGGCTCAAGCTGCACAAGGAAAGCCTTCGCCATCGGATGAGCATCGATGCGGGGTTAAATTCGCCAGATCTGATAAGCTCGAGCAAGCTGGCGTACTCGCGCATTAGCACCGATCCGGAATCGTCCACCCGGGGACACAGTGAAGATGAGGCACGCAGTGAACGAGCGGAGCATTCTTCCTCGGAGAACCATTCCCATACTCATGAGCACCAGTGCACGGAAGCGGAACAGGATGATAGCAGCAATCTTAATGTACGTGCCGCCATTATTCATGTGATCGGTGACTTTATACAAAGCATCGGTGTGCTGGTAGCTGCAATAGTTATCAAATTTGCG CCCCACCTGAAGGTGTTCGATCCGATCTGTACGTTCGTGTTTTCCCTGATCGTGCTGGTAACGACGGTACGAATCTTCCGCGACTCTATGCGTATTCTTGTGGACGCCGTGCCGGTCGATATCTCGCTGGAACGACTCTCCTCAGAGCTGTCGTACATTGAAGGTGTTAAAACGGTGCACGATCTGCGAGTGTGGAGCGTTTCGACTAGCTGGAACGTGATGACCGTGCATCTCATGATCG ATCCGTTGGCGAACGCTTCGGAAATACTTGCCTCGGCAGACCACATCGCACGGAACGACTTCGGCATCAAGCACAGCACGGTGCAGATCGAGAAGATGCACTTCTGA